A genomic stretch from Candidatus Cloacimonas sp. includes:
- a CDS encoding ABC transporter ATP-binding protein: MAEASYLVHNVTKNYGKTQALNNVSLELMPGKIIGLLGKNGAGKSTLMRCMLGFLAHSGEVWLDGNLIKHRDPRVFEKVAFIPDVSGLDDRLTVKQTIAYVQGVNPGWNEAIAQKLLEISNLPLKRKVGQLSKGMKTKLYLLITLSLDVNYLLLDEPTLGLDIAFRKEFFNTILNEYFNEEKTIFISTHQVEEVESILQEIIFIDNGNIILHEEVQTLKEQYRVVSLPSERAEEILQYNPKVYAKNLGFINAVLASDIEIAGATYGQPSLADIFLAVVGGSNASV; encoded by the coding sequence ATGTTTCTCTGGAACTTATGCCTGGGAAAATCATTGGACTTTTAGGTAAAAATGGAGCTGGCAAATCAACTTTAATGCGTTGTATGCTGGGTTTTTTGGCTCATAGCGGGGAAGTTTGGCTGGATGGAAATTTAATCAAACATAGAGATCCGCGGGTTTTTGAAAAAGTAGCTTTTATTCCCGATGTGAGTGGTTTGGATGATAGATTAACGGTTAAGCAAACCATTGCCTATGTTCAAGGTGTAAACCCCGGATGGAATGAAGCAATCGCTCAAAAATTACTGGAGATCAGCAATCTGCCTTTGAAGCGAAAAGTTGGGCAACTTTCCAAGGGGATGAAAACCAAACTTTATTTGCTGATAACTCTTTCGCTCGATGTTAATTATTTGCTTTTGGATGAACCCACTTTGGGCTTGGATATTGCTTTTAGAAAAGAATTTTTCAATACCATCCTGAACGAGTATTTTAATGAAGAGAAGACGATTTTTATCTCCACGCATCAGGTTGAAGAGGTGGAAAGCATTTTGCAGGAAATTATTTTTATTGATAATGGGAATATAATTTTGCACGAAGAAGTGCAAACTCTCAAAGAACAATATCGGGTGGTAAGTTTGCCCTCTGAACGCGCTGAAGAAATTTTACAATATAATCCCAAAGTTTATGCCAAAAATTTGGGTTTTATCAATGCCGTGCTTGCTTCGGACATAGAAATTGCCGGTGCCACCTACGGTCAACCCAGTTTAGCCGATATTTTTCTGGCTGTAGTGGGAGGTTCCAATGCATCAGTTTAA
- a CDS encoding AI-2E family transporter, whose product MDSIKELRWIRILLVIIALPVVAFILKTLKNIFIPLVFAIFLLFLFAPLVNYLKKRKIPIVLILLITLVIIATFLGVVILLIYLASNSLINGLPRYEDKFTYLMSQVTGYIQNLANRWNIDSQNLSISNIAQILSSGFVSLPRLLTTTMNTLVSIIQNIFLIIFFLIFLLLEIDKLPQRLRRATTKLSKEQTLVILQNIEKQIQNYLTIRTLINLSAALLCMLWMYLFGVDFILVCGILLFVLDFIPDLGSVFASAIPILIYLMQSGFGLGWVIFALLIVATQMLIGNLVEPKLQSTQLDLTPIMVLISLIFWGWLWGIVGMLICVPLTSAINIILKQVAPDNVISALISSE is encoded by the coding sequence ATGGACAGCATAAAAGAGCTGCGTTGGATCAGAATTCTCTTGGTCATTATCGCTTTGCCGGTAGTGGCTTTTATCCTTAAAACACTGAAAAATATATTTATTCCCTTGGTCTTTGCCATCTTTCTGCTGTTTCTTTTTGCTCCCTTAGTTAACTATTTGAAAAAGCGTAAAATACCGATAGTTCTAATTTTATTGATTACGCTGGTGATTATTGCTACTTTTCTGGGTGTAGTGATTCTTTTAATCTACTTGGCTTCCAATAGTTTGATAAATGGTTTGCCGCGTTATGAAGATAAATTCACTTACCTAATGTCACAAGTGACAGGATATATTCAAAATTTGGCAAATAGATGGAACATTGACTCCCAGAATTTATCCATTTCCAACATAGCACAAATTCTTAGCAGTGGGTTTGTTTCGCTTCCGCGTTTATTAACCACCACAATGAATACTCTGGTTAGCATTATTCAAAATATATTCTTGATAATATTCTTCCTTATATTCTTGTTGCTGGAAATTGACAAACTTCCCCAGCGTTTAAGAAGAGCCACTACAAAACTTAGCAAGGAACAAACCCTGGTTATTTTACAGAACATAGAAAAGCAAATTCAAAATTACCTCACCATCAGAACTCTGATCAATTTATCCGCCGCACTTCTTTGTATGTTGTGGATGTATCTTTTTGGGGTAGATTTTATTTTGGTCTGCGGGATTTTGCTTTTTGTGCTGGATTTTATTCCGGATTTGGGTTCAGTTTTCGCTTCTGCGATTCCAATTTTGATTTATTTGATGCAAAGCGGATTTGGTTTAGGATGGGTAATATTTGCTTTGCTGATTGTTGCCACGCAAATGTTGATTGGGAATTTAGTGGAGCCCAAATTGCAAAGTACGCAGTTGGATTTAACTCCGATAATGGTATTAATTTCATTAATTTTTTGGGGTTGGTTATGGGGAATTGTTGGAATGTTGATTTGTGTGCCTTTAACTTCAGCAATTAATATTATTTTAAAACAGGTGGCACCGGATAATGTAATTTCTGCTTTAATCAGCAGCGAGTAA
- a CDS encoding four helix bundle protein — protein MMHTDLEVYKSSLLLVKEIYNITKEFPAEEKWGLISQMKRAANSVPYNIAEGCGRKSKPELLNFLNIALGSITELNTQIDIAIMLDFISEKEKADKCRELALSVKRQLLGLIKANNK, from the coding sequence ATGATGCATACGGATTTGGAAGTTTATAAATCCAGTTTATTACTTGTTAAAGAGATTTATAATATTACGAAGGAATTTCCGGCAGAGGAAAAATGGGGTTTGATCTCTCAGATGAAAAGAGCGGCAAATTCCGTTCCTTACAATATTGCAGAAGGTTGTGGAAGGAAATCTAAACCGGAGCTTTTAAACTTCTTAAATATTGCTTTGGGTTCAATCACGGAGTTGAATACACAAATAGATATAGCCATTATGTTAGATTTTATTTCTGAAAAGGAAAAAGCTGATAAATGTAGAGAACTGGCTCTTTCTGTAAAACGCCAGCTTCTTGGTCTTATTAAAGCGAACAATAAATAA
- the rpsO gene encoding 30S ribosomal protein S15, whose product MPLKPEAKQAIMAEFKLHESDTGSPEVQIALLTQRIKDITEHLKEHSKDFSTRRGLLKLIGQRRRLLDYLKKKDITRYRNIIKALGIRK is encoded by the coding sequence ATGCCGTTAAAACCTGAGGCAAAACAAGCTATCATGGCAGAGTTTAAACTCCATGAATCAGACACTGGCTCGCCGGAAGTTCAGATTGCTCTATTAACACAAAGAATCAAAGATATCACAGAGCATCTAAAAGAACATTCTAAGGATTTTTCCACCCGGCGTGGCTTGTTGAAACTGATCGGGCAGCGCAGGCGTTTACTTGATTATTTAAAAAAGAAAGATATCACCAGATATCGGAATATAATCAAAGCGCTTGGCATTAGAAAATAA